TTCTCCCCATTCTGGCATTTGGGTCTTTCATACCTCTATGGCTGACCAGAGCTGCATGGGCTGTGTAAACTGTGAAAGGAATTctaaataaatattcataaaaatgtGTAATATGTAGTTTGTTTGGATCAATGCGTATCTACTTTACTCGGCAATTAACTTTACTTAGTGAATGCAACTCGTCCATATTCAACTTATGTAGTGAATAGATTAAGTAGAAAGCAATTAAAATTAATTGGTTAGCAATAAAACATATACATATTAAGATATTTTGTCGGGCACAAAAgatttgagttcaaaattctcAGGTAGGGTAATCTATGCAAAGAGTCTGGAAAAACAACTACAGGTTAGATAGTAAGTAACTTTATTTAGTAATGCAATTTACTGGAGAACTAAGAAACAAACTCACTGATGGAGACTGAATACAAGATCACTATGTCTCTAGCAGCAAAGATCACTATGTCTCTAGCAGCAAAGGAGTTAGTTTATACATATACTCGTAAGAGAAATGTGTAAGAGAAtgctgaaaattgattcaattcccATAATGTACAAAGATTGTAGTTTGGCAATTGATGTGCGAAATCAGAGGAATCACAATCTCTCAAGCATGTTGTAAACCTGTGCTATCATTACATTCCATTCAAAGTTGCACAGAAGAATTCAATTATTAGATGGATTAGCACTGAAAATCAATTAGctgatttactcgtatttacaaaAGCTTTAGGATATGAAAAGTTTCTtaagttttgatcaaaaatcttgtttccaattaattaattaattaattacattTGTTTTGTGTTACAGAAATGCCGGATTCATCATACAAGAACGATGACTGGGGAACTTACAAGTGATTACGTTTTTATGTCGATATTGTTGATATGCGGCATTCAAGACTAGTTTACTTTATATTGGTTTACTTGCATagttttaattgttttaatATCTATGTGTTTTTGATGGTTTCATATTAAGTATAATCATATTAGATgcaggtcaaaaaaaaaacataacctggattttgaccaaaattagtgGGGAAGTTCACTTTGAGGAAGATTACCCAGAAAAATGTTAAGCCCTAGCAGTTTAGGAAGCTGAGCCAGGAGCCctcaaagtagggtcatttttgaaaaaagaaagtgttttgtcacttttgggTAGTACTCGTATGACTTGTGCAATACCTCGGTCACCTCCCtaaaaagttgcgatttgagtTTCTGAAACTACTTGACCCATTGAGTTCAAAATTCGATATCACTTTTAGCCCTCTACCAAGTGCTCGAAAATGTTTGACTATTTTCTTGCGTTTTCCAGAATCCATATTCCAGACAATCGTTCAGATTCTTATTTCATGATCAGTAATCCTCACTTCGCAATACACTACTCGTAATACATTTACTTAAAATTACCttaattttaatcgaaattaGCAACAATGAAATGCAAGTTTTAGAGAGAATCTGGCTGGAAAATCTATCAAAAGtacgcaccccccccccccaatgggaATCGAAACTCGCGAAACAAACGACACAAAACGTTTCCACGATTCATCATCGCTATCCGCAGAATTGcgctaaagaaaaaaaaataataaaatgaaacaccTATAGTACGCGACAAGtgcaaaaaaaagaagggtTATAAGAAGGGAAAACCCAACGACAAAGATTGGGAAACGCGGTCCCGGTGTGCAAAAAGTACATAGGGTatcaagaaaaaagtaaaaaaaagaaaaaaaaaactaagaaaaatgtTCCAAGCATGTTACCCGTAACAGATGTCAATAATATCCGCTTGCGTTTGATAACAGCCTATGCATATTTAGTTACGAAAAGCGAAGATTTCCTATGCGATGGGGATGACGACAacgacaacaaaaaaaaaagtaaataacgGGTTACCGTCCTTATATGTATCATTTTGCCGACGTGTCTCGCTGATACTTTTCAATTGGAAAGAGTATCTGAATATTACTATTTGCGCTTATGCCGAAACGAGCACAAAAAGAGCGTATTAACAAACAATGGTACTCGTAGGTGCTTTTCTTCAAGTCGTTTATACAGGCTGGGTTTTATTCCGcgcgaaaaaatataaaaaacgtgattttattCAACCCTCTTGTTAACCTTGAATACGCGAAAAGATAGGCCTATAAAtttcatattcaatttttggtccggcaattttttcgcaataaatTTCACTTCGTATTATCGTCTTCTAAACTTGGTGCGTTTTCTCTGTACCAGAGAGCGCGTTGATCATATATGTACACGTACTCCTACGAGTAAGCATGCAAAAAATTCTGCTCGAAAAACTTCGCTCCCTAATCGACTACATCGCTCATAAAAACGTCTTCTTATGCACTCTCTCTCGTTAGAAGTTTAGCCTATAAACATTCTTTTTCAAACGCAAATATAACAAATCATTTACAAACTCTCTTAGTACGAACACGAAAAATAAATCCGATTCTTTAATACCTCCCAAGTACAACTATCACCCTtacttctatcttttttttttacagccattttgttatcaacatttttatatgaaaattgtttaacaGACGCTTTGCCGAAAACTTTACaccatcatattttttgttttagtacCACTCGTACGTATATAGGATTAAATTAGTTTTATTAGTTGTACGTATTGTAGTACTGATGGTCAAAAGTTTGCCGAATTTACTCGATGGTCGAATCGACAGTTAATCCACTATGCAGTAGGTGGCATTTCCATCTTTCGTTAAAATGATTCTATTTTATTATATCTCAACACATAACGATAAAATACAATAGaaaactttgtatttttatcgTATACAAAAGCTTTATCATATTTtataacttggaaaaaaatatatcttgcAGTCGATCaacgagaaaaaagaaacatttttaaaataaaaagaacaCGCGTCAAAGAAGCAATAcgtcgtttcttttttttacccctttatctgctcgaaatttttcattttattttagttattattctttttcaatAGGAATACCATAGGATGATTATTATAAATAACCTTAGAATGGAAACACGTGCACGTGCAGTAAGCGTATTTGTAAGTATGTATCGTTTTCATCGCACaattcgcaaatttttcaaatcgttttgttTGATAGCTCATctctctcaattttcaatttgaatgatgttCACTTGATCAACGAATTGGGAAATGAAGCCCCCTCCCCCTGTATGCCCCCTACAGGTCTGAGGAAAGTAAAGGTGATTTTCGGTGGATGGTTTGAGATGACCTCACACAACAATTTCGGGCAAAATCGGAGGACCTCTGtgggaaaaaaaacatgttgaactgctatacagggtgtctggcGAGCGGATGTtaaaacttcagatttgaatATAACCCCCTACgcctttaaaaaaaacctttacGGATAAGTTGTCTATCTTTAAATTTGAAGGGGCAACCgagctttggaaaaaattggagaaaaacgtatttttgaccttgggaatgggtaTTACATACTTGGTAAAGTacacaaattttgttattatgaatttttgcccaactttgaaattgaaggggctagaaacattttgaacaaaaaattgagaaaaatgtgttttcgactttgtgaatggatagtactttgaaaaataaacaaattttgttattatgaatttttgcctaacgTTAGAATTGAAGGCgtcagaaaaatttgtttttcttaaaatactttcttttaaaatatttctgacgccttcaattttaaagttgggcaaaaattcataataacgaaatttgtttactttaccaagtactacccattcccaaggtcaaaaatacgtttttctccaattttttttccaaagctcAGTTGCCCCTTCAAATTCAAAGATAGACAACTTATCcatataacgtttttttttcaagtcatacCCGGTTATATCCACAGCATCTTTGTCAACTTTTGAACTTTCTCATACCTCGCAGGACCTaacaaatatcctaaaaactccttcaaaaattacgtatacgctcaaaaaaatacttcacgcaaaaataaacaaaaaaccaattcgaaaatgtaaaatattttaaaaaattacattttttttgacagtcaATGAATTAGGTAATTTCTCTCGCGGGCATttatttacttgaaaaagtgaCTCGTCTagtcatttgaaaattaaatgaattggtatgagtacttgaaaaattgtatttaaaaaaacttcataattacgtacctatttgaaatccaaaaatttggaaagtttcgaaaaatcaaaaaatgccaactgTTGAAGTACGTTAattctctctaaatttgaaacagtcaaatttcactgattagcagtcacgacattttgcctttttaaaaagcagtagtttttcactattttgcagtaaaaaactactgcttttaaaaaggcgaAATGTCGTAATTTAGAGAGTTCATAGAACAATAACGAGCAAATTCACCTGTCAAATCATTCgataaaacacaaaaattttctcattttcacaaaaaaacgaataaatcgAGTCAAAAAATTACGAGATTCAGTGGAGACTCCGCAGCGACAGAACATATTATAAAACTGATAGCGGGtagttttttcctttctttttattACACTCGAGCCAAAgtaataacaaaaaattaatttcaaaagatCGAATAAGCACACCGAAGAAATTTTTCCTATAGGCGAGAAAACGGGCACAAATATCGAGACCGTGTTAAAGGAAACGGCGTAGCGGTGGCGCGACTTTAAtgggttttattattttttttaaacgtttgacAAAACACGTGGCTAATATTTTTAAGGGAAAAATAAAAGGGAGCCAGTTTTCTTTATTGATACAAAATATCGCTTGTAAAATTTAAGATAGGAATTTTTTTATAGGGTCAATAGTTCATAATTCAATTTAGcgataaaaatgatttaaaatggtCATTACATTTTGCGATCTTTTTTTCCGCTATTATCACAGGGTGTTCGGAGATTATAGGCTAGATAGctgattgtttttattttgggtcaaattcgaGAGCAGAAAATGATAAATGAAGcggaggattttttttcgttcgtttaCAAACATACTTAACTATAAGTGCAGCAATCGCTTCGGGAAAAAGGTCTTAATACTTATACGCGGTAACAGGGTGTTCCGAAAATGAAGCGAGTGAGGCTAAAATGTTTGACATCAAGTATAACAAGAGAATGAGAGGCAGAcgagtccaaaaaaattataccaattgAAAACAAGCAGGCTTcacaacaaaataaaatgaaaacaactgGTCTTCCCTCCAATTATTGACTCTTTAAgtgattgaaaatattatcgATTACACCTCTggaaaaactggtcaaaaaaattccaaactcaaCATAGACTTTGACGCTGTCGTGTCAAAATCGTCGAAATGTAAATTTGTACGAGACGATGCTAAACATCTGCGCAAGAAATACGCTTTAATCGGTTGAGCTTTCGATATTAAGTGTTAAATTATGTAATACTTAACAAGAATGTGAACCGGCAAAATGGAAGATTTAATCCCGCGCATCTCGCTCACCCAGCTTCGTTCATCCTTTAACATCATCTgcatttattaattaaaattctcATCCGCCGAATTTCGCAACTTATGCAACAAGTAACAAATCTTGTACAAATTCACAATTAACCTTAATACCTGCTCGACACTTTGTTCAAAAGGTATTTGCATCGCCGACATTTTACGTGGCCATCTGCAACGGTACAAGACCCTGTCTTCTTTGCCATGTACCCGAAAGcatgttcaaaaaaacatccaattTCCCGCAGTCTTTGAAATCTCGAGGGGTGAAAACCGCCAGATAGGTAGCTAACCTTTTCGCATACCATAATTTCGACACAATGGATGAAAACTGTTTAATACGAAAATAACGAGCGATGGTACTCGCGCAaaggaaataaataaaaatcgacGTGAGTCGGGAAGAAATAAAGAACAAAATAGATTTATAAAGAATGGAAAAGATAAGTTTCGCTGTTTATGTTTGTCGAATTGAAACTCTTATCTAAGTATCTCATTCGCCTTCACTTCAACACTTTGAAAAAGCGAGGGGTCGGGCCGGTTGGATAAAATCAAATTACTGATTCGTGTGAAAGTCCTTTTCGTTTTCTCATTTCGCGAGCTTCCAACTAACGGATAAAATGGCTAAACtaagttctcaaaatttcaaaccttccAAGTGTCTGCAATTCAACATTTCTTTGTACTTTTTTCCTCTCACATACTTCCTGTTACTCAAACTTACGATTACGAATCGTATGTAAAGGTTTAATTATGCGAGCAAAGTATCGTAATTTGTAGAAACAACCGAAACATAAAGATTACCCATCTAATGAAACGTGCTTGAAAACTATTTTCTACTCCAGCCTCCAGCTCTTTCTCTTCGCTAGCCAATTCTGTTTCAGACAGCATTTCAGTTTTGTTGTTTGGTAACTAGCTAGTAAAGACACACAGAAAAGCgctaaaaaatattataacatGCGTATACGATACCATAAGCAAGTACAGGACACAGGTAGCCACCATCACGAAGTCTACACCACACGCGTTCAACGACAACTAATAAATAAAGTGAACTGAACTCAATAAATCACAACAACCGAAGAACCGAACTTCGTCGAGATCGAACATCGACGGCCGGAAATGTAGAAAGAAATTTGCTGATTAGTTGAAACACTAACGAAGCTACTGCAGACTAGAAAAATATCGCGGAGTAAATCAGTCGAGGCATCAATTATTACTTATCAGTTACAAAATGACGACTGATAGAACAGCTCACAAAATGTTTACCAATTCTGCAATAAGATAGACCACGATACAAAAGGAAAATAATCGACGAGCtggaatggaattttttatgaagACACACACTAGGTTACTTGCTTATTGTTAGATGCTTACTCAGAAGATGatgcaatttaatttttaaaatgatactcTTACATTAAATTTAAACAGGCTGCAATGAtttcttgagaagaaaaattcatttagagGGAAACCTTGGAATAAACGTGGGTAAGACTCgggaaacagaaaaaaattgtcatgaagATAATTCACTCAATCAAAACTGAAAGCACGAGTTTTCAATTCTCATTCAATACGAATAATCCTCCGAAAATTCATTCATTACAAATCATCAACGATCCCAGCAAGTTTTAGAGTATGGCAAAATATCACCATGACTTCTTGTCCAGAACTTGAGGAAAATCCAAACGACTTGTAAGGCCAATCAACGAATCAAATTTTAGATCTGCAATAGCTCAACCATGCACGGCAAGATTTCCTTTCCGCATTTTTTCGACaaatacagtaggtacctactaaatccCCAGGTATATAAAATCACAAACATTTCAAATCAAGTCGAATTAAAGCAACATGATGGgtcgaaaatttatttgacaCCCTGTTTTTcctgtacatatgtataatgtaTTTCAGAATTGTAGGCTGTAGTGGGGGAAGTAGTGAACTACGTCAGAAAAACGTGGTATAAataattgaagtttttaaactGATTCTACTCTAACACAATTAGGTAAGAACTCGTTAAGTTATAATCCTCTTCGAACAGCTTGTACCCTGATATACCATACCTACTCACTGTCTTCCAGAGGTACTGTCATCATAACTGATAAGGAACGGTTGAAAAATACTGTATCATTTCTGAGAATTGTGCGATTTTATCTCGTAGCCTTATCTCAATTCTGGAAATCGTACcgaatatttgataaaaattctccTAAAGACGATGGACATTCTGATTTCTGTTCTCAAACGTTCTAcgcttttcaaattgaaaaaaaaaaaaatgacttcgaAAGTGGTCCTGTGCTGTCGATAGagcaaaaagtaaaatatgaTATTAATCAATAATCAAGccgacaaaaatgaaattatgaacGGTGGTACACTACGATAAGGCGTCTCAAGTCATACGTCATGTGAACGTTTAGCacgcaaaaaaatgatttcttcatttttatgaaaatattcatttcgaaTCGGGACCACAGCGATAGCTTCTTTGGGCAGAGcaagtaaatttttaaccaaagcATGAAAATAATTCTTAATTCGAGGAAGTTCTCTAGAGGGAGGAAGGTGTATTTATCGCAGGTACTTTTGAATAATCGAAATGAGCCtcattaattcaaatttcagagaTAAAAAATACTGGTTATTCATGTTAAACTAATAAggctcaaaaaaagttggcataAAAAGAACGTTTCCCAATGTGCGGATCAaagaagatttttggaaatgagaaagtcgaaatttattaagattattttttacaaaacattcATATTATTATGTACAGTTGAAATAATCGTGAAaatgaacattaaaaaattatctattgcataggaagaacatttttttgagaacattaACTATTGGAGCAAAAAATCCACTCGAGAGTGCATACAACtcgaaagttccaaaaaatgttgagaatagcataaaaaaattcgatttactTATTCCAGGTTAAAAAAGGACAGTATTTCACGTGTTCAAATGATCCCAGCAATCTCCAACTCTCCACATTGGGTGGGAAAACTCAAAATCTTAACAGCAGCCACTTCAAATACGACGAAATAAATGAAAGTCGACGAGTGATTGAAATAGAGAAACAAATAATATAttcaaataaaacaaacaaCTCGTAATTAGCAAAAATCAGTAGGAACACCAAATTGACATTATTCACATACAACGAACAAACAGCAAGTGCGGTGAGTTGAATAAGCTCAGGACGCACATCGTAGGCTTAAGGCCTGGTTACACAGAGCAAGTATCACAAACAGTTAAGCGGTAGGGAGCGCAGCCTAGCGGCCACCAACACTCCCTCCCTGCGCTCGATAGCGCTTAAACAACGTATTTACAGCTTAAATTATAAATTCAGGTAACAGATATCAAAAACGTACAAataaatcacacaaaaaaaataattcatcttcGGGTAATCAAAATTAATACTAGACAAACcaaaatcaggaaaaatcgGGCAAAAATCAGTCTCTCGGATACGCTTGTTCTAAAAGCGGATGGCAGGGTTGCGGAACGATAAAACAAAACGGTATCAGTAcgtggtattggtatttcaaaTGTGGTGGCTAAAACGGTATTggtttttcggttttcatcaatttctacctcaaaatttcggttttcggtatcggtttttccaatttttgtgaattttatttcggttttcggtttcggtattggtattttatcacccaaaaatcaagctaATTACAGAACACTTTggcttaaaattcagaaattgagagAGTAGtagtataaaagttgaaatgagaatgaaatgagaggaaaatcaacaaagaaaagtgatcattgaaatgaataaactcattttgtttgatgttggaattgtttcatttgcagaaatatgcaaaaatgagtaccaaaatacagattttaaaataatttcggtATTGGTTTTCGGGATTTTGtaccgattttgaaattatattggtattttctaaatcggtttttcatttgtcaacttattggtatcggttttcggttttttcaatttttttcaaaaattaggtggTTTTGCCGGTATTGGTTTTTCGGTATCGGTATCGTTCCGCAACCCTGGCGGATGGTTTCCCAAAGGTCGATCCGGAGGATTATCCTTATGGGAATCGGATTCGGCGCTTGAGATATAGTCTTCGCAAACGCCTTCGTCGAATTCGGCGGCAGCTTTCTTATGCGCTTTGTTGCGCTTCTTCGCAGCTTTCGCCTTATGACGTTTTTGGTCAGCAATATTCATCCGTTCCACACGTAAAATATCATATGTCCTCTGCGGGATTTCTTTCAGCGTCAGGTTGTGATCTCGGGATAGCCGTAACATGAATTCTAACGCACTCAAAACCATATCCAAATCTCCGGGATCTGTGAACAAAGTTTAGAAGAACACGAAAACATATTTCTTCATTAGTACAGGAAATCGGGCGAATAATTTAATCAGGTATTTCAGGCGGACAATATCGGGAAAAGCTCATACTACACTCAACAATCTGTCTCTCAGCTTCTGAAACGCTTCTCTCGGTAACGCTTTAGTCAGGATATCGGCGTCTTGTTCGGCAGATTCTACCCATTCAAGTTTCACTTTATTCTTAATCACGTAATCGAGAATTGTGTAAACTTTAATTTCAGTCAGGTGTTTCAGTTTCGGGGATCCGGGTTTGTTGGTACATTTCAGGGATGCTGTATTGTCTCCGTAGATTAAAATCGGGTCAAGACGTTTTCCAGTAGCTCTTCTTACGGTTTCGTTAACTCCCACGCTTTCGAGGAGACACGAATTTATAGCTACGTACTCAGCTTCGCATGTCGAATTCGCTACAGTACCTTGTCTCTTGCTGGACCAAGTCACTAAATCTCCATTCAGACGTACTAAAACTCCGGCTGTTGACTTCTTCGTGTCGTCACAGTCACCAAAACTGGCGTCAGAGTGTCCAACAATTCCTTTCTGGGTTCCAGTATATTTCAGGCCAAGTCGGGTAGTGCCTTTCAGGTATCGGAAAATCTGTTTTACAGCTTGCCAATCAGCTTGAGTCGGGTTACACTGTTTTCGGCTTAACCAATTTATCGCGAACATAATATCAGGTCGGGTGGCATTTCCTAAGTATAATAAGCTTCCAATTGCTTCTCGGTACGGAAACGGGGCTCcatcaaattttgtttgatttagACGATTCATTCGTCTACGTTCTTTCTTATTGTACttctttctcttctttttctcAGGTACTTTTTCGGGTTTCTTTGATTTCGGGCACATCGGGATTTGCGTGGAATTGCAATCTTGCATGTTGAAACGcttcaaaatttcttgacaATAATCGGATTGATCAAGCGTTAAAATTCGGTTCTTTCTATCTCTCTTTACATTCAGGCCTAAGAACTTAGTCGGTTCTCCCATATCTTTCATCTTAAAAATCCGTTTCAATTTCTTGATATATCGGTTCAGTATTTTCAGGTCATTTCCGGCAAAAATCATGTCATCGACGTAAATAATCAGGAAACCTTGGAACTTTCCATTACGAATCCAAAACAGGCAAGGGTCGTTCACATCAGCTTCAAAGCCAagctttttcaattcttctgcGAACTTTTTATTCCAACACCGAGGGCTCTGTTTCAAGCCATATAAAGACTTCTTTAACCTCAAAACGTATTCCTTCTTTTCTTCAGCTGTTGGTTTCATACATTCATGATTGAGAAACCTGTTCTCACTGTTGTTATTCGGGAAACTGGTGCGTAAATCTTGGAAATTGCCATGTTTCGGGTGTCTTTGAATCCTCGGGCAACAAGTCGGGCTTTGTACTTAACATTTCCTTTCGtgtcaatttttcgtttgaaaacCATAGTCGAATCTACGACGGTGTGTACTTTGTGTTTCGTATTAGTCGGGCGGCAAACTTTTTCCCAAACACCGTTGTTTTTCATCGACTTTAGTTCTTCATCAATGGCTCCTTGCCACTGAACTTGTTCGCTGGAATTCATCGCTTGTTTATACGTCATCGGATCAGCAATCATTGACGTCATTAACGCAAAAGTATTCAGGTCTTTGTTTGAATCGGTTATATCATAGTACTCTTTCAATCGGGCAAATTCAGCGTCGAAATGTTCCTTTATTGATACATCTTTTTCCACTTCTTGAGCATTCAGGGCAGTTAATTCAATTTCCTGTTCAATCCATTCGGTTTCAGTCTCGGAATCAGAGTCGGAATCAGAGTCAGAATTCGGTTCTTTATCAGGTTTACACAGGATGGATATCTTGATATCAGTTTGGGTTCCAAACTCTCGTGTTTCGGGCTTATCAGATGGCTCGTACGGATCAGTCTGCGTATCTCTGCTAGCTGTAGTTAACAGTTTATCAACAATCGTTGGCAACGGAGTTGTTCTCGGTTTGTCTTCAGGTTTTCGGTAAATATCCTCGAAATCTTTCAGCCATTCAGCTTCCGGTACTACAGGACCATACTCTTCGGAAAGACCTTGTATGTCTCTGTAGTTCTTGAATTCAACACACTTTACATGCGTAGATCGTATTATCTTATTGGACTGCGGTAGTAGGACTTTGTAACCAGTTGCGGTGTATCCAACAAGAACTCCAATTACAGCTCGTTGATcacatttcttcaaattcgGGTCGTTGCGATGAACATACGCAATACATCCATATCTTCTCAGGTACTGGGCTCGGAGTTGAATATAAGGAAAAATCATACGAATCGggagttgatttttaattcggGAATGAGGTGTTcggttgtaaatttttatagCTGTTGTGAGGGCTGTATCCCAGTGATACTGTGGTACTCCGGAATCAAGCAGCATGACTCGTACTTTATTCATAATTGTTTGATTGAATCTTTCAGCTGTTCCATTGTGTTGAGGTGTGTTCGGTTCCGTGTATTCAATACGAATTCCTCTATTTTCACAGATTTCTTTAAACACGTTGCTGGTATATTCACCTCCATTATCACATCGTAACGTTGCAACTCGGGATTTTCCTCTGGTGTACGTATTTACCAAATTCAGGAATTGTATAAAACAATCGGGGACGTCTGATTTAAACTGCATCGTATACGCGATTGCAAAACGGCTGGCGTCATCTATAAACGTGACAATCCAGCGACGATTTTGGTATAAGGTGGGTGGGTTCAATGGTCCCATGACGTCAGAATGAACTCGGTCGAAGATTGTGTGCGCTTTAATACGAACTGTCTTAAACGATGACAGCTTCATGTTTGCTAAAACGCAAACTTCACACGCACGAATCTGTTGACGATTGAATTTCACGTTCGTAAGAACTGGATGTGTTTTCTTCAGCTTTACTAATCGGGAATAACTCATGTGTCCAAGTCGGTAATGCCATCTCATGCCTGGACTATTCTTGAAATCGACATAATTCATTGGCTGCTTCACGGTGGTGAGATTTTCAGGTTCCGGTGGTTTTTCATTGTTCAAATCAGGTATTTCTCGGCCAAGTGTTATGTCGTCAATAGCC
The sequence above is a segment of the Planococcus citri chromosome 3, ihPlaCitr1.1, whole genome shotgun sequence genome. Coding sequences within it:
- the LOC135840583 gene encoding uncharacterized protein LOC135840583, which encodes MKPTAEEKKEYVLRLKKSLYGLKQSPRCWNKKFAEELKKLGFEADVNDPCLFWIRNGKFQGFLIIYVDDMIFAGNDLKILNRYIKKLKRIFKMKDMGEPTKFLGLNVKRDRKNRILTLDQSDYCQEILKRFNMQDCNSTQIPMCPKSKKPEKVPEKKKRKKYNKKERRRMNRLNQTKFDGAPFPYREAIGSLLYLGNATRPDIMFAINWLSRKQCNPTQADWQAVKQIFRYLKGTTRLGLKYTGTQKGIVGHSDASFGDCDDTKKSTAGVLVRLNGDLVTWSSKRQGTVANSTCEAEYVAINSCLLESVGVNETVRRATGKRLDPILIYGDNTASLKCTNKPGSPKLKHLTEIKVYTILDYVIKNKVKLEWVESAEQDADILTKALPREAFQKLRDRLLSVV